TCACGCCCTACGCGTCGGAGCTAAACGACCGAGAACGGGAGTACCTGACCGAGGCGGGGTTCGAGGTCGCCACCCTCGACGGCCGGGGGCTCGTCGCCAACACCGAGATCGGCGAGTTGACCGCCGCGGACGCGAGAGACCAGGTCGAAGCGGCCGTTCCCGACGACCTCTCGGTCGATGCGGTCTTTATCTCCTGTACGAACTACCGCACCGTCCCGGCCCTGTCCGAACTGGAGGATGCCCTCGGTGTGCCGGTGATATCGAGCAATAGCGCGACGATGTGGGATCTCGCGGATCGGCTGGATCTGGACACGACCCTCGACACGCGACTCGACGCGGTCTGATCTAGTCGCCGAACGGGCCGCCACCGCCGCCCATACCGCCCATGCCGCCGCCGGGGCCGCCGGGTCCGCCACCGCCCTGTTGCATCTGCTTCATCATCCGCTCCATGTCGGCGTCACCCATGCCCTGGAACTGGTTGAGGGTCTTGGCCATCATCTTGTGCTGTTCGAGCAACTCGCGCACGCGGTCCTCGCTCGTGCCCGACCCCTTTGCGATGCGCTTGACCTGGCTCTGGCCGATCGAGCGGGGGTGTTCGAGTTCGTCGTCGGTCATCGAGTCCATGATGACCTCGAAGCTCCGCATCCGATCCTTGGTCACGTCCATGGCGTTGTCGGGCAACTGGTCCATCAGCCCGCCGCCCATGCCGGGGATCATGTCCATCACCTGGTCGAGCGGCCCCATGTTGTCCATGGCCTTCATCTGGTGGCGCATGTCCCGGAGGGTGAACTCCCCCTCCATCAGGTCCTCGGGGTCCCAGTCCTCCTCGTCCTGGGTCTCCTCCATCGCGCGCTCGACGCGCTCGGTGAGCTGTTTGAGGTCGCCCATCCCGAGCAGCCGGGAGATGAACCCCGACGGCTCGAACCGCTCGATATCTTGTACCGTCTCGCCGGTCCCGAGGAAGGCGATCGACGAGCCGGTCTCGTTGACGGCCGCGAGTGCGCCGCCACCTTTCGCCGTCCCGTCGAGTTTCGTGATGGCGACGCCGTCGATGCCGATGGCCTCCTCGAACTCGCGGGCCTGATCCTTGGCGGACTGGCCCATCGCGGCGTCGATGACGAGCAGGTTCCGGTCGGGGTCGACGGCGTCGTCGATGCGCTCGATCTGGTCGATAAGTTCCTGGTTCAGACCGTCACGACCGGCGGTGTCGACGATACGCACGTCGGCTTCCTCGGTCGCTTCGAGGCCGGCCTCGGCGATCTCGACGGGGTCCTCGGCGTCGGGGTCCCCGTAGAAGTCCACCTCGGCGTTGTCGGCCATCTGCTTTGCCTGATCGTACGCGCCGGGGCGGTCGGTGTCGGTCTGGATGACCGCGGGACGCAGCCCCTTCTTCGAGAACCACCACGCCATCTTGGCCGCGGTGGTGGTCTTCCCGGACCCGTAGAGACCGGCGAGCAGGATGGTCTGGTTCTCCAGGGGCAGGTCGGTCGACTCGCCCACCAGTTCGACCATCTCCTCGTAGACCACGCGGAGCACCCAGTCACGGGCGGAGGTGCTGCTGGGCGGTTCCTCTTCGAGGGCCCGCTGTTCGATGTTGTCCGACAGCTCCATCACCAGGCTCGTGTCCACGTCGGCCTGCAGCAGCGAGCGCTGGATCTCCTTGACGACGTCTTCCACGTCGTCTTCGTCGATGCGGGACTTCCCCCGGAGGTCGTCGAGCGTCCCCCGGAGCGAACTCCCCAGATCGTCGAGCACCATGGTTAGTTACCCGAGGTACGCCGGCCAAGCGGTAAAGCCTTTTTCTGTCGGGGAGGCGAGGCCGGACCTACGCCGCCGCCTCGTCCGCGCCCGGTTCCTCGTCGTCGTGGCCGAGCAGGCGGTCGACGATGACCTCGGGGTCGAACGGTTCGAGGTCGTCGTAGTCCTGCCCGGTCCCCAGAAAGAGGATGGGTTTGCCCGTGACCTGGGCGATGGAGATGGCCGCGCCGCCCTGTGGATCGGCGTCGGCCTTCGTCAGGACCGCGCCGTCGATCGCGGCGGCGTCGTCGAACTCCCGGGCGCGGTTGACCGCGTCCTGTCCCGCCACCGCCTCGTCGACGAAGATCGTCATGTCGGGCTCGATCACGCGATCGATCTTCTGGAGCTGATCCATCAGGTCGTTGCTGGTGTGGAGTCGGCCGGCCGTGTCCCCGAGCACCACGTCCACGTCGTTTGCCTCGGCGTACTCGACGGCGTCGTAGATGACCGCCGCCGGGTCCGATCCCTGCTCGTGGGAGATCAGCCGCTCGTCCAACGCGTCTGCGTGTTGCTGGAGCTGTTCGTTCGCGCCGGCCCGGTACGTGTCGCCGTTTGCCAGCACCGTCGAGTAGCCCCGCTCGTCGAACCACTGGGAGAGCTTGGCGATCGTCGTCGTCTTCCCGACGCCGTTGACGCCCGTGAAGATGATCGAGACGGGCTTGTCCGCCTCGTCGATCCGCTGCTCGAAGTCGAACTGCCCGACGCTGATCACGTCGATCAGGGCGTCGCGCAGCGCCTCCTCGACGACTAACCCTGTGGTCTTGACCTTCGAGCGCGTCTCACCGATCAGGTTCTCTCGGATCCCGCGCAGGATCTCCTGGGCGACGCTCAGCTCCACGTCCGAGGAGAGCAGCGCCATCTCCAGTTCGTCGAGCGGGCCTTCGAGGTCCTCCTCCTCGATGACCTCCTTGCCCGTGGCCGCGAGTTTCGCCCGCTCCATCAGGCCGCGGTCGCTCCCGCCGTCGTCCTCGGACTCCGGTTCGGGCTCCGGTTCCGGCTCGGCCTCCCGGTCGGACTCCGATTCCGGTGCCGGCTCGGCGTCGGCCTGTGCTGTGTCCGCATTGGCTTCCGGATCGGATGCCGTGGGTTCGGGCTCGTCGGCGGCGTCGACCGCGTCGTCGGGGGCGGCCTCGTCGCTCTCGGCCTCCTCCTCGACGTTCTCCTTGAAGCTGTTGAGCTTGTCTTTCAGTCCGTCGAACATGGCCCCTTACTCGTCGTCGCCGCCCTGCTCCTGCATCTGGGCCATCTGCTGTTGCATCTGCTGCTGTTGCATCTGCTGGGCCTTCTCCTCGAGTTCGTCACTCTCGTCCTCGATCTCGCTGATCTCGTCGCGAACGTCCTCGATCCGGTCGTCGAGGGTGTCCTTCTTGTTTTCGAGGGTCGTGACGGCGTCGGTCTGGTCGCGCTCGGCCGCGTACCCGCCGCCCAGCGAGACGATGATCTCGTCGATGTCCTGGATCTCGGCGCGGACGTACGCGTCGCCGCCCAGCGGGACCTGGACCGTCTCGCCCGTGTCGAGCGTCTGGATGGCCTCGATGGCCTCGTCGATCTCACCCTGTTCGGCCTGCAGGTCCTCGATCTCGGCTTCGAGGGTCTCTTTTTCCTCTTCGAGGGCCTGGATCTCCTCTGCGAGCTGCTGAAGCTGGCCGCCGCCACCGCCGCCACCGAGGCTCATTGGGCCACCTCACTGATTTCGACCTGTGTGCGCTTCAGGCCGTGCTTGGAGCCGAACTCGGCGTAGGTGTGCTCGACAGCCACGTCCTCGTTTTCGGCTTCGAGCGTCTTCTCGAAGTTCTCCCACCCGTCGCGGGCCTGCCATCGACCACTTACAGTAAACTCGGTCATGTTCGGGACGTGCGGGACCGACGCGGAAGAATGTACCGACCTCTACTTTCCCACGTAGTTACTCCTCCCCCGTCGTATCGATACCCAGCGCCGCGTTCAGGCCACAGAAACAGGTCGTGGCGTTGAACCCGAACGCGAGCGCGCCGATCCCCGCGAGCAGTCCCGTGGTCCGGTTCCCCTTCCGCAACGTGACGACGGCGACGACCGTCAGGACGACCGCGAGCAGTGCGCGCCCCGTCCGATCGACACCGCCGACGTTCTTCTCGACCATGTCCCCCAGTTGGGTCGCGGGGAACTTAATTTCGACCGTCGAGGCCCTCTTTGCGACTTCGCTCGCGGGCGCGCTCGCCGTCGTTGTAGCCGTCGACCACCTGCTGGAGCGCACCGGTCTCGACCGACAGCGCGGGCGCGGTCAGGGGAGAGACGCTGACCTCGCCCTCGACCAAGGCGCGGCGGTCCGAGCCGACGGGGTAGCGCTCCCGGAGGTCCTCGTCGGCGGGGAAGGGGCTCTCCCAGCCGACGGTGTTGGGCCAGACCACGTCGCGAATGGCGATATCGCCCTCCCGTGGTTTGCCGAGATCGACCTCGTCGCGCTCGGTGGCTTCGTGTTCCACGTCGACGGCGTAGTCGTGGTGGGGTTCGGTCAGCCGCATCGGGGATTCGGACACGTCGACGGGCGCGTTGACGTTCAACACGTCGGCCTGCTCGAACACGCCTGTACTCTGGCTGCGGACCAGCAATTCCCGGGCCACCTTCGCCGGCCGGCCGAAGTCGTACTCCTCGGGCGGGTGGACGAAGAAGTCCTGCGCGTGGTAGGCCGAGATTGCCATCCCGGGCATATCGAGGAAGGCGGCCTCGATACACGCGCCGACGGTACCCGAGCGGCCGACGACGTAGTTGCCGGCGTTGGGACCGTGGTTACAGCCCGCGACGACGAAATCGAAGTCGGCGTCGAGGCCGCCGACTCCGTAGGCCACGCAGTCGGCGGGCGTCCCCTCGATGGCGTAGCCCCAGGGATGCTCCTCGCGGGTGGTGCGGTGGGTGCGGGTCCGGCCCGTACCGCTCCGGTTGTCCGTCGGTGCGACGACGGTCACGTCGGCGACCCCCGTCAGTTCCTCGTACAGCGCCGCCAGCCCGGGGGCGTCGATGCCGTCGTCGTTCGTCAACAGCACGTGGAGGGTAGTCACAGTGAGGCGTTGGCGTGCCGACGCGTCAGTCTTTCGGGCTCCCGTGTCCTCCGATCACACGCCACACAGAGATCGACCGGGCTACCGGGGTTTTTACCCTGCGGGTTCGTTGGCCCGCCAATGACGGTCCGCGAGGTCGCCGCCGAGGCCTACCGCGAGGCGCTCCCGGTGCTCGCCGTGAGCGCGGTCGGAGGCCTGTTCGCCGGCGTCGTCCTCGGCGGGATGGAGGCGGAACTCGAAGCGGTTCCCGGCCTGTTGATGCTCGTCCCAGCCCTGCTCGCGACCCGCGGGAACGTCTACGGGTCGCTCGGGGCGCGACTCGCCTCCGCACTCCACCAGGGGCTGATCGAACCCCGTCTGACGCTCGACGACGAGCGGTTGCGGGGCGCGATCGCGGCGGCGCTGGCCAACGGCGTCCTCGTCAGCCTGTTCGCGGCCGTCCTCGCGTTCGTCGTCCTCGCCGTACTGGGTCGGTCCGTGGCCCCCTTGCCGACGCTGGTCGGCATCGCCGGCATCGCCGGTCTGATCTCCGGCCTCCTGCTGACGGCGGCGGTCGTCGGCGTCGTCTTCGTCGGGTATCGCCGCGGCTACAACCCCGACACGCTCGCGGGGCCGGTCGTCACGACCACGGGCGACGTGGTCGGGGTCGCCACACTCCTGCTCGCCACGCGAATCGTCCTCGGGCTGGGTGGGCTCTGATGGAGACGCGCTGGTCCCCCGGCGCGATCATGCGGACGATGCTTCCCATCCTGCTGGTCCTGACTTGCATCGAACTCGCCAGCGGGTTCGTCCTCGATACCTTCGAGGGCACCCTGCTCCGGTACCCCTCACTGCTCGTGCTGGTGCCCGTCACCATCGGGATGGCGGGCAACCTCGGGAGCGTCCTCGCGGCGCGGCTCTCGACGGTGGTCCACCTCGGCCTGCTCTCCTTCGAGCCGGACGACGAGTACCTGCTGGGCAACGCCGTCGCGACACTGGCGCTTGCGGTCACGCTCTTCCCGCTGGTCGGGGGCGGCGCGTGGCTGGCCCAGCTGCTCGTGGGCGGGACCGCACTCGGGATCGGGACCGTCGTGCTGGTGGCGTTCGCCAGCGGCGCGGTGCTGGCGCTGCTGGCGATCGTCGTGACGCTGGTGACGACCTACGCCGCGTATCGGTTCGGGCTGGATCCCGACGACGTGGTGATCCCGGTCGTCACCAACGTCTGTGACGTGCTGGGCGTCGTAGTCCTGTTCGCCGTGGTTCGGCTGGTGATCTGAATAGTCAGGGCTTTGGCTCGCAGGACCCAAGGACCGCCGATGGCACCGTTGCCGACGGCGTTGCTGGTCGACGTGCTGGTCCGCGTCGCGTCGATCACCGTCTTCATCGCGCTGGGAGTCGGGCTGGCCAGCGTCGCCGTCGAGTTCGGCGCGGTCGAGTACATCGCGGGTTTTGCCCGCCCCCTGACCCAGCCCGCGAACCTCCCGCCGGAGGTCGGGACGGCGATTCTGGCGACGACGGCCTCCCCCACCGCCGGGTACGGCATGCTCGCGGAGTACCGGGAGGCCGGCCTGCTCGACGACCGCGCGACGCTCGTCGCCGTCACCATGAACACCTTCTTCGGATTCGCCCAGCACATCTTCACCTTCTACGCGCCCGTGTTGATCCCCATCCTCGGTCTGAAGGTCGGTCTCATGTACGTCGGCGCGCGGGCGCTGATCTCGCTCGCGATCACCGCGACCGGCGTGCTAGCCGGGGCCCTTCTGCTCTCGGAGCGAAACGTCGATACGACAGTTGAGGCCGACGTGGACGAACCGGCGGCGGGTGCGGAGGCTGACGGCGGCGAGCCACGCGACCGCCGCGCCAGACTCCGGGCCGCCGCCGCGAGCACCGTCGAGAAGATTCGCGACATCGTTCCGAGACTGCTCGTGGTCTACCTGATCGTCGCGACGCTCGTGGCCTACTACGATGAGATCGTCACCGTTCTGTTCGGCAGTCCGGACGCGCTCGGGGTCGCGAGCGCGGTCGCTCCGGTCACGGGTGCGCTGGGCCTCCCGAGCGCTGCGATCCCGACCATCGCGGTGTTCGCGGTGGACACGACCAACGGCGCGATCTTCATCGCCCCGCTGGTCGAGAACGGGACCTTCACCGCGCGGGCGGCCGTGGCGACGATGCTCGTGGGCGGGATCGTCTCCTTCGCCGTCTCGACGTTCAAGCGGTCGATCCCCTTCCAGTACGGGATCTGGGGCCGGGAGTTCGGCAGCAAGGTGATCGTCGTCAACACGGTACTGAAGGTCCTCTTTATCGCCGTGGCACTGGTCGTCCTGCTCGCGCCGTCGGCGGTGTGAGAACGAAGAAGCGGCGCAGCCGCTCGGGAGGCCCGAAAACAGCGAAGAAGTGCCCTCAGAGCGCGTGACCGGCGACCGGCTTCTTGGTCTCGATCTCCGTGTTGTGACAGGCGTTGCAGGTGTACTCGTTCAACTTCGTCGTCTCGTCGTTCAGAGCCATCCGTGTCCCGCACTGTGGGCAATACATTATGATTGTATAAGGGATGCCATTGACCTTAATCCTTTGCATCTGATAGGTCTGGTGAACCGTCTCACGGTACGGAATGACAGGGTCGGCGAAACGAGTCAGGGGTTTCGGCCTGTCGAGACTGTATCGTCGGAAAACGGCGAGAAGAAGTCCGGTCGCTCAGGCGCTGTCGGGGATGGGGTCTGCGATGACGACGGCTTCGCCGTCGATCACCTCGTCGCCGTCGGTGCGGGCGGTAGTCGTCAGGCGGTAGCGGTCGTTCCCGAGGTCCTCGACGACCTCGCACTCGGCGGTGACCTCGCTGCCGATGTCGACGGGGCCGAGGAAGGAAGTGTCCTGCGAGAGGTAGACGATGAGGCCCGGCAGTCGGGCTAAGGCGGCGCTGACGACGCCGACCACGAGCGTCCCGTGGGCGATGGGGCGGCCGAAGCGGGTCCCCTCGGCGTAGTCGGCGTCGAGGTGGAGGCGGTTGGTGTCGCCGCTGGCCTCGGCGAAGGCCTCCACGTCCTCCTGTGAGAGCGTCTTCGTGAACTGCACCACGTCGCCGACCTCGATGCGGTCGTCGTGGGGGCCGAGGCTCTCGAACTCCCACTCGTCGCGCTCGTAGGCGGTGTCGACGCGTTCGCGGTGGTGGCGGTCCCCGGACGGTTCCACACTGGCCGTCGCCCGGCGGCTGAAGTGAGGCAAGTAGTAGGAGAGGTCGGTCGTCGTGACGATGCCGACGAGCTCGCCGTCGCCGGACTGCGTCCGGCTGCCAGAGGCGCTTCGCGCCTCGCTGTCGTCGGTCACGGGGAGTTTCTTGATCGTGTGCTCGCGGAAGAGGTCGACGGCCGCCTCGATCGGCTCGTCGGCGTCGACGGTGACGACCGGCGTGGACATGCAGTCGGCGGCAGTCACGGTACCAGTGTCGTGGCCCCCGGCCACGAGGGCGACCACGTCCGATTCGGTGACGATACCGACGGGGTCGCCGGCTTCGACGACGACGGCCGAGCCGATATCCTCACCGTGGAGCAGTTGAGCGACCGCAGTGGCGTCGAGGTCGGGATCGATCGTCTCGACTGTCGAGTTCATCACTTCGCGGACGGTAACGGGCACGAGCATCTGTCGACACCTCCGGGGCCACTCTCCCTATGCCTTGGGGTCGACACGACGGTCGGCCTCGCCGCTCAAGTGGCTGGCCCTCACAGACGGGGTATGGACCGCGTCGCCGTCGTACTGGTCGTCCTCGTCGTCGCCGCCAGCGGCTGTCTCGGCCTCGGACCGTCCGGGTCGCACGCACCAGGAACGCCCGCACCGCCCGCGGACGCCGATCTCGCGAACAGTTACGCCGTGACCGTCACGAGTGTGATCGACGGCGACACGATCGAAGTCCGCTACCGGAACGGGACGCAGGAGACCGTCCGCCTGCTCGGCGTCGACACGCCCGAGACCAGCAGCGAGAACGACCCCGCGGAGTTCGAGGGGGTCCCGGAGACTGCGGCCGGACGCTCCTGTCTCGGCGAGGCCGGTCGCGACGCCACCCGCGCGATGACCGACCGCCTGCTCGGCGAGACCGTCACGCTCGGCGTCGACGCCGAGAGCGACCGCCGGGGCTACTACGGTCGCCTGCTGGGCTACGTCTACCAGGACGGCGCGAACGTCAACTACTGGCTGCTCACCGAAGGCCACGCCCGCGTCTACGACAGCCAGTTCACCGAGCGCGAGCGTTTCGACGCCGCCGAACAGCGCGCCCGGGCGAACGGCACCGGCCTGTGGACCTGTGCGACCGACGACCCGCCGACACCGACCGAGGAGGTAGTCGCCGACGGTGGAACGGTCTCGGGCCCGCTCGCCATCGTCGAGGTCCACGAAGACGCCGCCGGTAGCCAGCCGGACAGCGAGAACCTGAGCGACGAGTACGTCGTCTTCGAAAACCGCGGGAACGGGACCCTCGACATCTCGGGGTGGACCGTCAGCGACGCGGTCGACCACACCTACTACTTCCCCGACGGAACCACCCTCGACCCGGGTAAGCAGGTCACCCTCCGGACCGGAAGCGGCACGGACACGGAGACGGACCGCTACTGGGGGGAGGGAAGTCCCGTCTGGAACAACGACGGCGATACGGTGACCGTGCGCGCGGCCAACGGGACCGTGATGGTGCGGCACCCGTATTCGTAGGGAAGCTGCGGGGTGTCTCAGAGCTCGTAGAGATAGGCCGATCCGGAGTCGTTGCCGGCGGGTTCGTCGTCCTGTGGAGCGCCGAACAGGCCGAGTTCCCCGTGGATCGCGACGGCTCCCGGATACCAGTCGTCCCCGTCGAGGTCGGCGGTGTCGATCCGCTCTACCACGTGCCACTGGCCCGCGGATCGCTCGAAGACGTAGCCCCAGGCGGTATCGGCGTCGCCCATCGGAACGGAGTTGGCACCCGCAAGCGCCAGTGACCCGTCGACCGCGACCGTTCCGACGTTCCCGACTTTCTCCTGTTCGGTCGGCTCGGCGGGCGCGAGCGTGCCGCGCTGGCTCCACTCGCCGTCGACCCGCTCGAACTCGAACACCGCGCCGGCCTGCTCGGTCCCGCCTCTGTCACGCGAGGGGGCGGCGACCAGGATCCGTTCCCCGTCGATGGCGACGCCCTTCCCGAACGACTCGCCCGCCTGCCCGCTGTCGGGCCCGATCTCCCTGCCGTCGGACCACTGTCCGCTGGAGCGCTCGAACACGTACGCAGCGCCGCTTCCCTCGCCGGCGGCGTCGTGATCGGGTGCACCGACGACTGCTACGTCACCATCGACGTCGACTGTGCTTCCGAACCCGTCGAACCCCGCCACGTCGTCGACGGTGAGTGTCGCCTGTCGCGTCCAGCCGTCGTCACCCCGCTCGAAGACGGTGGCCGCGCCGGGACTGCTCTGGTTCCCCCCGTAGCTCGTGGCCCCGACTATCGCGGTCGATCCGGAGACCGAGACCGCCCCACCGAACCAGGTCGTCGTCGCATCGGCCGTGAGTTTCGCCGCTTGGGACCAGTCCCCGTCACGCCGGCGGAAGACGTAGGCCGCGCCGGCGTGTCGCCCCTGCTCGTCGTCGTCTTTCGCCCCGACCACCGCGACGTCCCCGTCGACGTCGACTACACCGCCGAACCCGGCCCCGTCGGCTGGATCCGAGGCCCCGATCGTCGTCCCCTCAACCCACTCTCCGTCCGCCCGCTCGAAGACGGTCAGCGACCCGGCCCGCCGTCCGTCTCTGTAATCACCGCGTCTGCCGACCAGTGCGACCCCATCGCCGACGGCCACCCCGGAGCCAAACCGCTCGCCCGTCGAGGGATCGTCGGCGACGAGCCTCGTCGGCGGTCCGACCGTCCGCTCGATGCTCGCCCCCGATTCCGACCCGGCTTCGGTCCCCGACTGCGACGGCGTTCCAGTCGATCCGTTCGGGCTCGCATCCCCCGCCCGCGAGTCGCCGCTTTCCGAACACCCTGCGACCGCCAGCGTCCCCGCGGCGACACTCGCCCGCAGGAACCCCCGCCTGCTCGTCAGTTCGTCGGTCATGTCACTCGATCGAACACCGACGATGATTAATATTTTGATGAATCTGACAATCGAAACGGTCTGCGCCTGCTACGTCGAACTCGTCGTCACCCCCTCAGACGATCGCGTCCAGCGCCCGCCAGAAACTCGGCCCCTCGTCCTCGTACCGGACCGGGACGAACCCCGCCTCGCGCGGGGCCACCACGTCGCCCTCGTAGTCGTCGCCGACCATCACGTACTCGTCGGCGTCGACCTGCTCGCGGGCGTACTCGTAGATCTCCGGGTCGGGCTTCGCCACGCCGGCCTCGGGCGCGGTCACGATCGTCTCGAAGTAGTCGGCGAGGTCGTGGGCCGCCAGTTTGGCCGCCTGTCGCCCCCGCGATCCGTTCGTGAGGATGCCGAGGTGATCTGTCTCGGCGAGTGCAGACAGCGCCGACCGCGCGGCCTCTGGCACGGTCGTCGTCTCGATCTCGGCTTCCCGGAGCGCGTCGACGAGTTCCTCCGGGTCGACGTCCGCGTCCGTGGCCGCCGCGACCGCGTCCGCCCCCGCCCATTCGGCCTCCGGATCGAGCGCCGTCCGCCGCTCGTCGAGCGTGTCGAGGTAGATCTCGACGAGTTCGGGGTCGGCCGGCCCGAGGACCGATTCGAGTCCGCGCTCGACGACGGTCTCGCGGTCGGCGGTGTGGGAGCACAGGGTGCCGTCCACGGCGAAGAAGATCGCGCTCGTCATCGGTCGTCGGTGTCGACCGGCCGCCCCTCTTCGGTCGGCGGCGCGACGTGGTCGATGTACTCCTCGACCGACGGTTCCTCGACCCGTACCCGGACGTGGAGGTCGCCCAGTTCGCTCGGATTGCCCACGGCGAAGGTGACCACACCCTCGAAGGCCGGCTGTTTCTTCAGGTCGAAGCTGAAGGAGTCGCCCTGCCGGTTCTCGAACAACCGCTTCCGCGCGGCGTCGAGGATCTCCTGTCTGTGGAGACACTCCGAGAGCTGTTCCATGCTGTGGGTCTCCGCCAGCAGTTCGCCCGGCCGCTCCTCGATCTCGGCGTCCGGGAAGAGGTTGTGAATGGCGTCGGCCACCCGGTCGGTGACCTCCGTGTCGTTGACCGGCGCGGTGATCTGGACGTCGACGCTGTAGATCATCGTACCGCCTCCGGCCCGTCCTCGAAGACCGTCCGGACCTGCCTCCGGAACCGTTCGAGCGTGTCGGTGTTCTCGATGGTCACGTCGGCCCGCTCCATGGCCGCGCCCATGCCGAACCCGAGTTCCCGCTCGTCGCGTTCCCGCAGGCTCTCGCCGCCGTCGGTGTCGTCGCGCCCGCGGTCGGTGATCCGCTCGCGGCGGACCTCGAACGGCGCTTCGATGCTCACCAGATAGAAGTCCTCGCCGAACCGGTCGCGGAAGGCCTCCAGTTCCACGTCCGAGCGCAGGCCGTCGACGAGAACGGTGTCGGTGTCGTCGTCGGCCAGTCGCTCCTCGATCAGCGGGAGCGACCGCTCGGCGATGGCCGCCGGCCCGTTCTCCTCGCGGAGCGCCTGGGCGATCTCGCCGTGGTGACTGGCCGGATCCAGCCCCCGATCCCGGCACTCCCGGCGGATCACGTCCCCCATCGTCACGACCGGCACGCCCATCTCACGTGCCACTTCCGCGGCCTCGCCTTTTCCACTGCCCGGGAGGCCGACTGTCCCGATAACGGTCATTGCGCACTCGTAGATGCAGAGCGCGCTTAAGGGCTGTGACTGGCCGTGGCGGTCGAAACCGATCCCCGAAACCGGGGTTCTTTTTGTCTCTCACAGCACAGTCGAAAGCGAGGGCACGTAGCTCAGTCCGGAAAGAGCGTCGGACTTCTATCACCCGCAGTCAACTGCCGGTGGAAGCCATCCGACGGTCGTGGGTTCAAATCCCACCGTGCCCGTTCACTTACGTCCGGATAGGTAGGCAGAGCCGACCGATCACTCGACAGCGAGATCCATCGGGTCTTCGAGTTGGCCGGTGATCTCCTCGAAGGCGTCCGTAGCGGTGAGGAGACCGACGACAGTGTCGTCCTCGGTCACCAGTGCGAGTTCCTGATTTTCGGCCTGGCACCGGTCGATGAAGTCGCTGACGGTCGTGTCGGCGGGGACGGTCAGCGGCGGGGTCGCCAGGTCTTCGAGCGAGGTGGTCCCGGCGTCGAGCGCCTCGTAGTTGTGCAGGACCGTCGGTGCGTAGACGACGCCCACGAAC
This Halorientalis sp. IM1011 DNA region includes the following protein-coding sequences:
- a CDS encoding signal recognition particle protein Srp54; translation: MVLDDLGSSLRGTLDDLRGKSRIDEDDVEDVVKEIQRSLLQADVDTSLVMELSDNIEQRALEEEPPSSTSARDWVLRVVYEEMVELVGESTDLPLENQTILLAGLYGSGKTTTAAKMAWWFSKKGLRPAVIQTDTDRPGAYDQAKQMADNAEVDFYGDPDAEDPVEIAEAGLEATEEADVRIVDTAGRDGLNQELIDQIERIDDAVDPDRNLLVIDAAMGQSAKDQAREFEEAIGIDGVAITKLDGTAKGGGALAAVNETGSSIAFLGTGETVQDIERFEPSGFISRLLGMGDLKQLTERVERAMEETQDEEDWDPEDLMEGEFTLRDMRHQMKAMDNMGPLDQVMDMIPGMGGGLMDQLPDNAMDVTKDRMRSFEVIMDSMTDDELEHPRSIGQSQVKRIAKGSGTSEDRVRELLEQHKMMAKTLNQFQGMGDADMERMMKQMQQGGGGPGGPGGGMGGMGGGGGPFGD
- the ftsY gene encoding signal recognition particle-docking protein FtsY; this translates as MFDGLKDKLNSFKENVEEEAESDEAAPDDAVDAADEPEPTASDPEANADTAQADAEPAPESESDREAEPEPEPEPESEDDGGSDRGLMERAKLAATGKEVIEEEDLEGPLDELEMALLSSDVELSVAQEILRGIRENLIGETRSKVKTTGLVVEEALRDALIDVISVGQFDFEQRIDEADKPVSIIFTGVNGVGKTTTIAKLSQWFDERGYSTVLANGDTYRAGANEQLQQHADALDERLISHEQGSDPAAVIYDAVEYAEANDVDVVLGDTAGRLHTSNDLMDQLQKIDRVIEPDMTIFVDEAVAGQDAVNRAREFDDAAAIDGAVLTKADADPQGGAAISIAQVTGKPILFLGTGQDYDDLEPFDPEVIVDRLLGHDDEEPGADEAAA
- the pfdA gene encoding prefoldin subunit alpha, which produces MSLGGGGGGGQLQQLAEEIQALEEEKETLEAEIEDLQAEQGEIDEAIEAIQTLDTGETVQVPLGGDAYVRAEIQDIDEIIVSLGGGYAAERDQTDAVTTLENKKDTLDDRIEDVRDEISEIEDESDELEEKAQQMQQQQMQQQMAQMQEQGGDDE
- the rpl18a gene encoding 50S ribosomal protein L18Ae, coding for MTEFTVSGRWQARDGWENFEKTLEAENEDVAVEHTYAEFGSKHGLKRTQVEISEVAQ
- a CDS encoding YgaP-like transmembrane domain, which encodes MVEKNVGGVDRTGRALLAVVLTVVAVVTLRKGNRTTGLLAGIGALAFGFNATTCFCGLNAALGIDTTGEE
- the surE gene encoding 5'/3'-nucleotidase SurE, encoding MTTLHVLLTNDDGIDAPGLAALYEELTGVADVTVVAPTDNRSGTGRTRTHRTTREEHPWGYAIEGTPADCVAYGVGGLDADFDFVVAGCNHGPNAGNYVVGRSGTVGACIEAAFLDMPGMAISAYHAQDFFVHPPEEYDFGRPAKVARELLVRSQSTGVFEQADVLNVNAPVDVSESPMRLTEPHHDYAVDVEHEATERDEVDLGKPREGDIAIRDVVWPNTVGWESPFPADEDLRERYPVGSDRRALVEGEVSVSPLTAPALSVETGALQQVVDGYNDGERARERSRKEGLDGRN
- a CDS encoding magnesium transporter — protein: MTVREVAAEAYREALPVLAVSAVGGLFAGVVLGGMEAELEAVPGLLMLVPALLATRGNVYGSLGARLASALHQGLIEPRLTLDDERLRGAIAAALANGVLVSLFAAVLAFVVLAVLGRSVAPLPTLVGIAGIAGLISGLLLTAAVVGVVFVGYRRGYNPDTLAGPVVTTTGDVVGVATLLLATRIVLGLGGL
- a CDS encoding magnesium transporter; protein product: METRWSPGAIMRTMLPILLVLTCIELASGFVLDTFEGTLLRYPSLLVLVPVTIGMAGNLGSVLAARLSTVVHLGLLSFEPDDEYLLGNAVATLALAVTLFPLVGGGAWLAQLLVGGTALGIGTVVLVAFASGAVLALLAIVVTLVTTYAAYRFGLDPDDVVIPVVTNVCDVLGVVVLFAVVRLVI
- a CDS encoding nucleoside recognition domain-containing protein — translated: MAPLPTALLVDVLVRVASITVFIALGVGLASVAVEFGAVEYIAGFARPLTQPANLPPEVGTAILATTASPTAGYGMLAEYREAGLLDDRATLVAVTMNTFFGFAQHIFTFYAPVLIPILGLKVGLMYVGARALISLAITATGVLAGALLLSERNVDTTVEADVDEPAAGAEADGGEPRDRRARLRAAAASTVEKIRDIVPRLLVVYLIVATLVAYYDEIVTVLFGSPDALGVASAVAPVTGALGLPSAAIPTIAVFAVDTTNGAIFIAPLVENGTFTARAAVATMLVGGIVSFAVSTFKRSIPFQYGIWGREFGSKVIVVNTVLKVLFIAVALVVLLAPSAV